TGTCAAATTTCTTGATTCAAATGGAAGGTTTGAATATAATGGCGTCCAGTCAATTCCATTATTAGAAGAAGTGTAAATTCCATTCTTTCTTAGCAAGCCAATTAACTCGCCATTTCTTCCAACGATTGAGTGTGGAGTAAGCTGGGTTCCTCTGTGATCTTGGCACACCGTTTAAAGGAGATTGATTCCATGTTTGTCCGGAATCCAAACTTGTATAGAGTGTTGAAGCAGTTGTCGAAATAAGTATATTATTTACAAAAGTTGTATTCGAAAGATATAAATTATTAGTCTGGGATGGAATGCAGTATAAATATGTCCAAGATGATGTTACGGGATCAAACTTAAAGATGCCGCCAGTAAATGTATTTGCAATTAGATCATTTCCTATCGCGCATAACGTACCGGAAAAATTTGAACTAGTAGTACATCCCGAAATGATTGGAAGAGGAGGTAGTGACGTCCAATTATCCCCAAGGTCATCACTATAAAAAAGTTTAGTGCTTGTTTTGCAATAGAATCTGTTATTTATTTTGATAGGTGGACTGTATAAAACGACGTTTGAACTCGAACCTGTATTTAATCCCTGTTGCCAGGTAATCCCCGATCGTAACTTCTAATGAAGTAAAGATTTGTAGAAAAGATGCTGTCGCCGCTTACAATTATTGATGACATATTTCTATTTATAGTATCCCAATTTAGGCCATCAGTTTCACTTTTATTAAGAATATTTAGTTCAGCTGTGCAATACAAAACATTGCTATTCCCTTCTAAATTTAAAATGAATTGACCTTTGATTCCAGAACATGATAAATATGCAGAGTCGAGAGATGGAATATAGTGGACAAGATTGTAAAGTTCATTGCTAAAGGATAATTCATCTCCATTTGGCAAAGTATAGCGATTCTGATATCGTACTTGATATGGAATTGGAGAAGCTGTCCAGGTTATACCAAAATCACTAGACACAGTATAATTATTTGATCGATCTACCCAATATAATAAATTGTCTGCTGACCGAAGGAAGAAAAATATTGTTGAGTCAATTGTCACTGATGTATTCCATGTTATACCTCTGTCTTCACTTTTCATAATTGATACAAAACCTGGTGGACCCCATTTATATCCGAATACTAAAGAGTCAATTATAAGTTTATGTTGAATCTGATCTAGTGAGTCTATTCTTGAAAAATTTAAGGTAGTATCAGAAATATAATGTTTGGACTCAAGAGAATCGAAGCTCACTAGATAAAGAAAATTGTTGCTGAAGACGGATCCTACAAACTCTCCACCATCAGGCATGTTTATCGGATAATAAGTGCTGCCAAAATCGTCAGATTCAAGAATAGTTGGAGCTGCACTTACAATTATTTTATTGCCAAATCTATTTAGCGAAGGTTCAATTATATATGTGTATATTAGTGTATCAAGCGGCCAAGTTTGGCCACCATCAAAACTTTTTGTCACATGTATACTATCGTACGAATCATAAACTTCAATTCCGGAAAAATAGAGAAGTACTATGGTATCAGAAGATGTTAACATAGAACAAATCTGCTTACCTTGAAAATCGGAAAATGCTACCCAATTTCTCCCTTCATTTGGAGAGATATACAAATTCTGCATTGATCCGCAGAGGATACCTGTTGAAATTTTTGCAAAACAATTTGGAAAGCATCCCTCTGGACCATTTAGTTGTGTGAATTGGGCCATTCCGTTTAGACTTGAAAACAGGAAAGTTGCAAGTAATATGAAAGTGTTTTTTAGGTTCATTTTTAAATATTCTATGGACTTAAAAATATGGAAATTCTTTCAATCAGCTAACTTTTGCTTTAAAGCATTGTTTATGAGTACATAAAACCCACTAAAAAGGTTGGATTTCACCCCCTGAAAGCCTACCTTTGTACCTGATTTTAAAGCAGAAAGGCAAAAAATGATAACGGTAACAGAGCGCGCCAAAGAAAAAGCGCTGGAATTGATTCAAAAAGACCATAAACCGGCTGATTCGTTCATTCGAGTGGGTGTGGAAGGTGGCGGTTGTTCAGGTTTGACATACAAACTGGACTTCGATAATGTGCAATTACCTGAGGACAAAGTGTTTGAAGATAAGGGAATTAAGATCGTTTGCGACAAGAAGAGCTTCCTGTACCTGATTGGTACTGAGCTTGATTTCTCAGATGGACTGAATGGTAAAGGATTCAATTT
This window of the Bacteroidota bacterium genome carries:
- a CDS encoding iron-sulfur cluster assembly accessory protein — protein: MITVTERAKEKALELIQKDHKPADSFIRVGVEGGGCSGLTYKLDFDNVQLPEDKVFEDKGIKIVCDKKSFLYLIGTELDFSDGLNGKGFNFINPNASRTCGCGESFSV